A single window of Halobacterium jilantaiense DNA harbors:
- a CDS encoding DUF6757 family protein, with amino-acid sequence MQCHYCDRDADLTVEKDGLKVAVCEEHFQERLDDISDSETLQQLRDQLEIDRS; translated from the coding sequence ATGCAGTGTCACTACTGCGACCGGGACGCCGACCTCACCGTCGAGAAAGACGGCCTGAAGGTCGCCGTCTGCGAGGAGCACTTCCAGGAGCGGCTCGACGACATCTCCGACAGCGAGACCCTCCAGCAGCTCCGAGACCAGCTCGAAATCGACCGGTCGTAA
- a CDS encoding type 1 glutamine amidotransferase, with amino-acid sequence MSRPRIALLTAAHEPEETTRNFRRELDADLAEFHAKAGELPNRHPDAFDGVVVTGSKSSVYWDDDWIPALVDYVAAAHEADVPILGVCFGHQVLAEALGGTVEDMGAFELGYREVDRTTDDPVFEGVPETFTTFTTHGDTVTDLPPGATLLAENDYGVHAFRAGDSVGVQFHPEYDNETAERIAREKDVDEDRREAVLAGITPEAYDAACEAKRLFENFTSRLASPAAGD; translated from the coding sequence ATGAGTCGCCCGCGTATCGCGCTGCTTACCGCCGCACACGAGCCCGAGGAGACCACGCGGAACTTCCGCCGCGAACTCGACGCTGACCTCGCCGAGTTCCACGCGAAAGCGGGGGAGCTCCCGAACCGGCACCCCGACGCGTTCGACGGGGTGGTCGTCACCGGGTCGAAGTCGTCGGTGTACTGGGACGACGACTGGATTCCCGCCCTCGTCGACTACGTCGCAGCAGCTCACGAGGCGGACGTCCCGATTCTCGGCGTCTGTTTCGGCCATCAGGTGCTCGCGGAGGCCCTCGGCGGCACTGTCGAGGACATGGGCGCGTTCGAGCTCGGCTACCGCGAGGTCGACCGCACCACCGACGACCCCGTCTTCGAGGGCGTTCCGGAGACGTTCACGACGTTCACGACCCACGGCGACACCGTCACCGACCTGCCGCCGGGGGCGACGCTGCTCGCCGAGAACGACTACGGCGTCCACGCGTTCCGGGCGGGAGACAGCGTCGGCGTCCAGTTCCACCCCGAGTACGACAACGAGACCGCCGAGCGCATCGCCCGCGAGAAGGACGTCGACGAGGACCGCCGCGAGGCAGTGCTGGCCGGCATCACGCCCGAGGCCTACGACGCCGCCTGCGAGGCCAAACGGCTCTTCGAGAACTTCACGAGCCGCCTCGCGTCGCCGGCAGCCGGCGACTGA
- the pheT gene encoding phenylalanine--tRNA ligase subunit beta, whose amino-acid sequence MPVVDVDPDELRRLTGHRNKDDDELRQDLFGLGIEYEGETEDGDFKLEFEADRLDRLSVEGIARSLRYHYGDDRGVHVPDTNRPEWTITVEDVPEDRPYVTGAVIRGVDLDEDALDSLIQLQEKLHATMGRKRAKGAIGIHDLAMLKGEAVDPDSDGTTARAITYTGIEPDGDTFVPLDDDAERTPADVLTEHPTGETYADLLDDYETYPAIYDDIGLFSFPPVINGRRTEVTTDSRELFVELTGTDQWTLDRMCAIICYALDARGATIEDVTVEYADEGRELHRPDFAVRTKHVTHDRIETLLGVDFTTDDVVDLAERSGLDATPVDDGYDVEIPPYRVDVLHPVDIVDDLGRAYGFNDLEPRYPEVNTIGGRTESSRLERAARQTLVGLGFEDLLNFNMTSEAENFDRMRLSPESSGDTAVGAAEPATISEPYSEDFTILRTWALPSLVTVLENNTHHSYPQDLAEVGFAAHADGDTDTGVAERRTVAAVLARHDASYEDAKARLQALCDEFHVDLSTPPTDHPSFIDGRAATVEIDGEPVGVVGELHPAVIVDHDVEVPVAGFEFELDALR is encoded by the coding sequence ATGCCCGTCGTCGACGTCGACCCCGACGAACTCCGCCGGCTCACCGGCCACCGGAACAAGGACGACGACGAACTCCGCCAGGACCTCTTCGGCCTCGGCATCGAGTACGAGGGCGAGACCGAGGACGGCGACTTCAAACTCGAGTTCGAGGCCGACCGCCTCGACCGCCTCTCCGTCGAGGGCATCGCGCGCAGCCTGCGCTACCACTACGGCGACGACCGCGGCGTCCACGTCCCCGACACGAACCGCCCCGAGTGGACCATCACCGTCGAAGACGTGCCCGAGGACCGCCCCTACGTCACCGGTGCCGTGATTCGGGGCGTCGACCTCGACGAGGACGCGCTGGACTCGCTCATCCAGCTCCAGGAGAAACTCCACGCCACGATGGGGCGCAAGCGAGCGAAAGGCGCTATCGGCATCCACGACCTCGCGATGCTCAAAGGCGAAGCCGTCGACCCCGACAGCGACGGCACCACCGCCCGCGCCATCACGTACACGGGCATCGAACCCGACGGCGACACGTTCGTCCCACTGGACGACGACGCCGAACGCACGCCCGCCGACGTGCTCACTGAACACCCGACCGGGGAGACGTACGCCGACCTGCTCGACGACTACGAGACCTACCCCGCTATCTACGACGACATCGGGCTGTTCAGCTTCCCGCCGGTCATCAACGGCCGCCGCACCGAGGTCACGACCGACTCGCGGGAGCTGTTCGTCGAACTCACGGGCACCGACCAGTGGACCCTCGACCGCATGTGCGCCATCATCTGCTACGCGCTGGACGCCCGCGGTGCCACCATCGAGGACGTCACCGTCGAGTACGCCGACGAGGGCCGTGAACTCCACCGTCCCGACTTCGCGGTCCGCACCAAGCACGTCACCCACGACCGCATCGAGACGCTGCTCGGCGTCGACTTCACCACCGACGACGTCGTCGACCTCGCCGAACGCTCGGGCCTCGACGCCACGCCGGTCGACGACGGCTACGACGTCGAGATTCCCCCGTACCGCGTCGACGTGCTACACCCCGTAGACATCGTCGACGACCTCGGGCGCGCGTACGGCTTCAACGACCTCGAACCGCGCTACCCCGAGGTCAACACCATCGGCGGCCGCACCGAATCCTCGCGGCTCGAACGCGCTGCCCGCCAGACGCTCGTCGGCCTCGGCTTCGAGGACCTCTTGAACTTCAACATGACCAGCGAGGCGGAGAACTTCGACCGCATGCGGCTCTCGCCCGAGTCGTCCGGCGACACCGCTGTCGGAGCCGCGGAGCCAGCGACCATCTCCGAACCCTACAGCGAGGACTTCACCATCCTCCGCACGTGGGCGCTGCCCTCGCTCGTGACGGTCTTGGAGAACAACACCCACCACAGCTACCCGCAGGACCTCGCCGAAGTCGGGTTCGCGGCCCACGCCGACGGGGACACCGACACCGGCGTCGCCGAACGCCGCACCGTCGCCGCGGTACTCGCGCGCCACGACGCTTCCTACGAGGACGCCAAAGCGCGCCTGCAGGCGCTCTGCGACGAGTTCCACGTCGACCTCTCGACCCCGCCGACGGACCACCCGTCGTTCATCGACGGCCGCGCAGCCACCGTCGAAATCGACGGCGAGCCAGTGGGCGTCGTCGGCGAACTCCACCCCGCGGTCATCGTCGACCACGACGTCGAAGTGCCGGTCGCCGGCTTCGAGTTCGAACTCGACGCGCTCCGGTAA
- a CDS encoding acyl-CoA dehydrogenase family protein — MLDYVGLEADLDSEERLIRDTAREFVDEHVRDDIGDHYLEGTFPTELIPEMGELGFYAPNLEGYGLPNVSETAYGLLMQELEACDSGLRSMASVQGALVMYPIHAYGSEEQKEEWLPALGRGEAVGCFGLTEPEHGSNPSAMETTAEPDGDEYVLNGSKTWITNSPIADVAVVWARDKSEDGDPVRGFLVETDRDGVTTNEIHEKLSLRASITGEISLQNVRVPKENRLPGVEGMKGPLSCLTQARYGIAWGAVGAARDCFETARAYATDREQFGKPIGGFQMQQEKLAEMATQITTSQLLAHRLAELKERGDLRPQHVSMAKRNNVRMARDQSRIAREMLGGNGITADYSPMRHMTNMETVYTYEGTHDIHTLILGEDLTGMQAYQ, encoded by the coding sequence ATGCTCGATTACGTGGGCCTGGAGGCCGACCTCGACAGCGAGGAGCGACTCATCCGGGACACCGCTCGGGAGTTCGTCGACGAACACGTCCGCGACGACATCGGCGACCACTACCTCGAGGGGACGTTCCCGACGGAACTCATCCCCGAGATGGGCGAACTCGGATTCTACGCGCCGAACCTCGAAGGGTACGGGCTGCCGAACGTCTCGGAGACGGCCTACGGGCTCCTGATGCAGGAACTGGAGGCCTGCGACTCGGGGCTGCGCTCGATGGCGAGCGTGCAGGGCGCGCTCGTCATGTACCCAATCCACGCGTACGGCAGCGAGGAGCAGAAAGAGGAGTGGCTGCCCGCCCTCGGCCGCGGCGAGGCCGTCGGCTGCTTCGGACTGACCGAGCCGGAGCACGGCTCGAACCCCTCCGCGATGGAGACGACAGCCGAGCCGGACGGCGACGAGTACGTCCTGAACGGCTCGAAGACGTGGATCACGAACTCGCCCATCGCGGACGTCGCGGTGGTCTGGGCGAGAGACAAGAGCGAGGACGGCGACCCCGTCCGGGGCTTCCTCGTGGAGACCGACCGTGACGGCGTCACCACGAACGAGATTCACGAGAAGCTCTCGCTGCGCGCCTCGATTACGGGCGAAATCAGCCTCCAGAACGTCCGCGTCCCGAAGGAGAACCGCCTCCCGGGCGTCGAGGGCATGAAGGGGCCGCTGTCCTGTCTCACGCAGGCCCGCTACGGTATCGCGTGGGGCGCGGTCGGCGCGGCCCGCGACTGCTTCGAGACGGCTCGCGCGTACGCGACGGACCGCGAGCAGTTCGGGAAGCCCATCGGCGGCTTCCAGATGCAACAGGAGAAACTCGCCGAGATGGCGACCCAGATTACGACGAGCCAGCTGCTCGCCCACCGGCTCGCCGAGCTCAAGGAGCGCGGCGACCTCCGGCCGCAGCACGTCTCGATGGCCAAGCGCAACAACGTCCGAATGGCCCGCGACCAGTCCCGCATCGCCCGCGAGATGCTCGGCGGGAACGGCATCACCGCGGACTACTCGCCGATGCGCCACATGACGAACATGGAGACGGTCTACACGTACGAGGGCACCCACGACATCCACACGCTGATTCTCGGCGAGGACCTCACCGGCATGCAGGCCTACCAGTAG
- a CDS encoding non-histone chromosomal MC1 family protein encodes MVREDGKRNFALRTDDGDESSVFSGNTPRQAALKAARRLDEVGNSEDDADRHDIELREKGTDKVHIYEAWAWEEDAPSDKPDWMPGDITKANVSKQGIDHLED; translated from the coding sequence ATGGTACGTGAGGACGGTAAGCGGAACTTCGCACTCCGCACTGACGACGGCGACGAGTCTAGTGTCTTCAGCGGTAACACCCCCCGACAGGCAGCACTCAAGGCAGCCCGCCGGCTGGACGAAGTCGGGAACTCCGAGGACGATGCCGATCGCCACGACATCGAACTCCGGGAGAAAGGGACCGACAAAGTACACATCTACGAAGCCTGGGCCTGGGAGGAAGACGCCCCCAGCGACAAGCCCGACTGGATGCCCGGAGACATCACGAAGGCCAACGTCTCCAAGCAGGGCATCGACCACCTGGAAGACTGA
- a CDS encoding 4Fe-4S dicluster domain-containing protein — protein sequence MAIDPQFTENREQADTHKGHDVWGPVEEPEKLGIHGTHVAVDFDICIADGACVEDCPVDVFEWVDTPDHPESELKADPANESQCIDCMLCVDVCPVDAIDVDAGRA from the coding sequence ATGGCAATCGACCCGCAGTTCACAGAGAACCGCGAGCAGGCGGACACACACAAGGGCCACGACGTGTGGGGACCGGTCGAGGAGCCGGAGAAACTCGGGATTCACGGCACCCACGTCGCCGTCGACTTCGACATCTGCATCGCGGACGGCGCGTGCGTCGAGGACTGTCCCGTCGACGTCTTCGAGTGGGTCGACACCCCCGACCATCCCGAGAGCGAACTCAAGGCCGACCCCGCCAACGAGAGTCAGTGCATCGACTGCATGCTCTGTGTCGACGTCTGCCCCGTCGACGCCATCGACGTCGACGCCGGCCGGGCGTAG
- a CDS encoding lamin tail domain-containing protein, with translation MTDEPNLEAVRVVSSAEQLRPLVDRHDVSPVVDRVDDSEVVRVESEVRGDSVVSWDRFFERLDEAGQVVVYRPPLPESGDRPVFDVVSRDAVGASDGTREAPNSDAEVLATSDTGDAEPVASDGETGADSDGEADSRDSGAAAVAPARDDEHAPTAAAEGLVLDELHGAQTGTGRSLDDEYLLFENDGEQRVDLGGWVVYNEAGQSYTFPEGTTLAPGGQVTLHSDSGSDEEGHRYWGAETPVWSDRRDTVTVETAAGEAVLEVSYEV, from the coding sequence ATGACAGACGAACCGAACCTCGAAGCAGTGCGCGTGGTATCGTCCGCTGAGCAGTTGCGGCCGTTGGTCGATCGTCACGATGTCAGTCCGGTTGTCGACCGTGTCGACGATAGCGAGGTCGTCCGCGTGGAGTCAGAGGTTCGTGGTGATAGCGTAGTTTCCTGGGATCGGTTCTTCGAGCGACTCGACGAGGCCGGCCAGGTGGTCGTGTATCGGCCGCCTCTGCCGGAGTCGGGTGATCGACCTGTTTTCGACGTGGTTAGCCGGGATGCGGTGGGCGCTAGTGATGGCACTCGGGAGGCACCCAACAGTGATGCCGAAGTACTGGCGACGAGTGATACCGGTGATGCAGAACCGGTGGCGTCCGATGGAGAGACCGGTGCGGATTCCGACGGGGAGGCGGACAGCCGTGATTCGGGCGCGGCAGCTGTCGCGCCGGCACGCGACGACGAGCACGCGCCGACGGCGGCTGCGGAGGGGCTGGTGCTCGACGAACTCCACGGGGCGCAGACGGGGACTGGCCGCAGTTTGGACGACGAGTACTTGCTGTTCGAGAACGACGGTGAGCAGCGAGTCGATCTCGGGGGGTGGGTTGTGTACAACGAGGCGGGTCAGTCCTACACGTTCCCGGAGGGGACGACACTCGCGCCCGGTGGGCAGGTGACGCTGCACAGCGATTCCGGCAGCGACGAGGAGGGTCATCGGTACTGGGGCGCTGAGACACCGGTGTGGAGCGACCGGAGAGATACAGTCACTGTTGAGACGGCCGCTGGGGAGGCCGTCTTGGAGGTCTCTTACGAGGTTTGA
- the pheS gene encoding phenylalanine--tRNA ligase subunit alpha: MKLPAQQVAVLEAASADDPRRIEALAAETDYPPETVAGAAFELEDAGLVAVSEASTTDVSLTDEGREYADAALPEVRLYRAALEAGADESPVQMGRAIGASGLEGPQVDIALSNYARKGYGSIDSGELSADPDADPDTDPEADALATLADGGSVDDAAVVDQLASRDLVDVRERTVRSVTLTEAGVTELMAGVEAAEEVGELTPELLASGEWEDVEFADYNVEADAADYTPGKTHVLRQAAERVKDVLVGMGFQEMDGPHVDADFYINDCLFMPQDHPARNHWDRFALSNPERIDSLPADLVERVERAHREGVGDDGDGYHSPWDEDFARALALRGHTTSLSARYLAGVADEDVEPPARYFSVEKAYRNDTLDSTHLLEFFQIEGLVVADDLSVRDLMGTFREFYSQFGIHDLQFKPTYNPYTEPSFELFGRHPETDELIEIGNSGIFRPEMLEPLDVDADVMAWGLALERLLMLMTGFEDIRDVHGTLCDVAFLRDAEVVY; this comes from the coding sequence ATGAAACTGCCAGCACAGCAGGTCGCGGTGCTCGAAGCGGCGAGCGCCGACGACCCACGACGAATCGAGGCCCTCGCGGCGGAGACCGACTACCCGCCGGAGACGGTCGCCGGAGCCGCGTTCGAACTCGAGGACGCCGGCCTGGTCGCCGTCAGCGAGGCCAGCACCACAGACGTATCGCTCACCGACGAAGGCCGCGAGTACGCCGACGCCGCCCTCCCCGAGGTCCGGCTCTACCGGGCCGCTCTGGAGGCGGGTGCCGACGAGTCCCCGGTCCAGATGGGGCGAGCCATCGGTGCCTCCGGTCTGGAGGGGCCGCAGGTGGACATCGCGCTGTCGAACTACGCCCGGAAGGGCTACGGCAGCATCGACTCGGGCGAACTCTCCGCCGACCCCGACGCCGACCCCGACACCGACCCCGAGGCCGACGCGCTCGCAACGCTCGCCGACGGCGGCAGCGTCGACGACGCCGCCGTCGTCGACCAGCTTGCGAGCCGCGACCTCGTGGATGTTCGCGAGCGGACAGTCCGGTCGGTGACGCTCACCGAAGCCGGCGTCACGGAGCTCATGGCCGGCGTCGAGGCCGCCGAGGAGGTCGGCGAACTCACGCCCGAGCTGCTCGCCTCCGGCGAGTGGGAAGACGTCGAGTTCGCGGACTACAACGTCGAAGCCGACGCCGCCGACTACACGCCCGGGAAGACCCACGTCCTCCGACAGGCGGCCGAACGCGTGAAAGACGTCCTCGTCGGGATGGGCTTCCAGGAGATGGACGGCCCCCACGTCGACGCCGACTTCTACATCAACGACTGCCTGTTCATGCCACAGGACCACCCGGCCCGGAACCACTGGGACCGGTTCGCGCTCTCCAACCCCGAGCGAATCGACTCGCTGCCCGCCGACCTCGTGGAGCGCGTCGAGCGCGCGCACCGCGAGGGTGTCGGTGACGACGGCGACGGCTACCACTCGCCGTGGGACGAGGACTTCGCGCGGGCGCTCGCGCTCCGCGGGCACACGACGAGCCTCAGCGCCCGCTACCTCGCCGGCGTCGCCGACGAAGACGTGGAGCCGCCCGCCCGGTACTTCAGCGTCGAGAAGGCTTACCGGAACGACACCCTCGACTCTACCCACCTTCTGGAGTTCTTCCAGATCGAGGGTCTGGTGGTGGCCGACGACCTCTCGGTCCGGGACCTCATGGGGACCTTCCGGGAGTTCTACAGCCAGTTCGGCATCCACGACCTCCAGTTCAAGCCCACGTACAACCCCTACACGGAGCCGAGCTTCGAGCTGTTCGGCCGCCACCCCGAGACGGACGAACTCATCGAAATCGGTAACTCCGGCATCTTCCGACCCGAGATGCTCGAACCCCTCGACGTCGACGCCGACGTGATGGCGTGGGGGCTCGCCCTCGAACGACTGTTGATGCTGATGACCGGCTTCGAGGACATCCGGGACGTCCACGGGACGCTGTGTGACGTGGCGTTCCTGCGGGACGCGGAGGTGGTGTACTGA
- a CDS encoding quinone-dependent dihydroorotate dehydrogenase — protein sequence MYELLKPALFRLPPETAHELTTGALRVAQRAGAHRAYADHFTVRDDRLAVESFGQSFPNPVGVAAGFDKNAEVPRALAGLGFGHVELGAVTAERQPGNDRPRLFRLPDDEALVNRMGFNNEGADAVGERLDEEPLPDVPVGVNIGKSKVTPLEEAPDDYRYTFERVGAAADYVVVNVSSPNTPGLRELQGRESLAAILGMLQDAGADRLLVKLSPDLHREAVTDAVELATDLGLDGIVATNTTTDRPDSLQHPNAAETGGLSGAPIRDRATEQVRFVAERTDLPVVGVGGVATAEDAYEKIRAGASVVQLYTALVYRGPSIAKRINEGLLDLLERDGFDSVEDAVGADL from the coding sequence ATGTACGAACTCCTGAAACCCGCGCTGTTCCGGCTGCCGCCGGAGACGGCCCACGAGTTGACAACCGGAGCGCTCCGGGTAGCCCAGCGCGCTGGCGCGCACCGCGCGTACGCGGACCACTTCACCGTCCGCGACGACCGGCTGGCCGTCGAGTCGTTCGGTCAGTCGTTCCCGAACCCGGTGGGTGTGGCGGCAGGCTTCGACAAGAACGCCGAGGTGCCGCGCGCGCTCGCTGGCCTCGGGTTCGGGCACGTGGAACTCGGTGCAGTGACCGCGGAGCGCCAGCCGGGCAACGACCGCCCGCGGCTGTTTCGGCTTCCGGACGACGAGGCGCTCGTGAATCGGATGGGCTTCAACAACGAGGGTGCCGACGCCGTGGGGGAGCGTCTGGACGAGGAGCCGCTGCCGGACGTGCCCGTGGGCGTGAACATCGGGAAGTCGAAGGTCACGCCCCTCGAAGAAGCGCCCGACGACTACCGGTACACGTTCGAGCGCGTCGGTGCAGCCGCCGACTACGTCGTCGTGAACGTCTCCAGCCCGAACACGCCCGGGCTCCGGGAGCTCCAGGGCCGCGAGTCGCTGGCGGCAATCCTGGGGATGCTCCAGGACGCGGGCGCGGACCGGCTGCTCGTGAAGCTCTCCCCGGACCTCCACCGGGAAGCAGTCACCGACGCCGTCGAGCTGGCGACCGATCTGGGGCTGGACGGCATCGTGGCGACGAACACGACGACCGACCGGCCCGACAGCCTCCAGCACCCGAACGCCGCCGAGACCGGTGGGCTCTCCGGAGCGCCGATCAGGGACCGCGCGACCGAGCAGGTGCGGTTCGTCGCCGAGCGAACCGACCTCCCCGTGGTCGGCGTGGGGGGCGTCGCGACGGCCGAGGACGCCTACGAGAAGATTCGCGCGGGCGCGAGCGTGGTTCAGCTGTACACCGCACTCGTCTACCGGGGGCCGTCGATCGCGAAGCGCATCAACGAAGGGCTGCTGGACTTGCTGGAGCGCGACGGCTTCGACAGCGTCGAGGACGCGGTCGGCGCAGACCTGTAG
- a CDS encoding DCC1-like thiol-disulfide oxidoreductase family protein, with product MSEAYPPRLVFDDDCGFCTWCANFAARHGDVDLVGFTELSPDQLARLPDDYEDCAHLLTDDAVYSCGEAIERTLERDFPELRPVFAALRTVPGYGTLRERLYRAGADRRAMLGNVVRDDPPARE from the coding sequence ATGTCCGAGGCGTACCCACCGCGGCTGGTGTTCGACGACGACTGCGGCTTCTGCACGTGGTGTGCGAACTTCGCCGCGCGCCACGGCGACGTGGACCTCGTCGGATTCACGGAGCTGTCCCCCGACCAGCTCGCGCGGCTGCCCGACGACTACGAGGACTGCGCGCACCTCCTCACCGACGACGCCGTCTACTCGTGTGGCGAGGCCATCGAGCGCACGCTCGAACGGGACTTCCCGGAACTCCGGCCGGTGTTCGCCGCGCTCCGGACGGTCCCCGGCTACGGCACGCTCCGCGAGCGCCTCTACCGGGCGGGCGCGGACCGCCGGGCGATGCTCGGCAACGTCGTGCGCGACGACCCGCCGGCTCGCGAGTAG
- a CDS encoding cupin domain-containing protein — MRKVRLDDLDSRMGPAARSLPLTDALGLADAAMNFYELEPGDSFAYGFHAHAEQEEVFYVLDGAVTFRTLEDQDDVTVEAGELVRFGPGEFQQGVNEGDEPVRALAVGAPQDPGDTEVLRACPDCGDETTQDLELADDRSEIRTVCEACGTVTGHFD; from the coding sequence ATGCGGAAAGTGCGCCTGGACGACCTCGACTCCCGGATGGGGCCGGCGGCCCGCAGCCTCCCGCTGACCGACGCGCTCGGGCTGGCCGACGCCGCGATGAACTTCTACGAACTCGAACCCGGGGACAGCTTCGCGTACGGGTTCCACGCCCACGCCGAACAGGAGGAGGTGTTCTACGTCCTCGACGGCGCGGTGACGTTCCGGACCCTCGAAGACCAGGACGACGTCACCGTCGAGGCGGGAGAGCTCGTGCGGTTCGGTCCCGGGGAGTTCCAGCAGGGCGTCAACGAGGGCGACGAGCCCGTGCGCGCGCTCGCCGTCGGCGCGCCACAGGACCCCGGCGACACCGAGGTACTCCGGGCGTGCCCGGACTGCGGCGACGAGACCACGCAGGACCTCGAACTGGCCGACGACCGCTCGGAGATTCGGACCGTCTGCGAGGCCTGCGGGACCGTCACGGGGCACTTCGACTGA
- a CDS encoding HalOD1 output domain-containing protein: protein MTDDNHRSHSCSGRDGTRCRFTISEYDRASIGVVEAVATATDRDAGSLPPLGRVIDPDALDDLLGRGGDVEITFEYADAEVTVQGDGTVFVTGD, encoded by the coding sequence ATGACCGACGACAACCACCGTAGCCACAGTTGCAGTGGCCGAGATGGAACTCGCTGCCGGTTCACAATCTCGGAGTACGACCGCGCGAGCATCGGCGTCGTCGAGGCGGTGGCGACTGCCACGGACCGGGACGCCGGTTCGCTCCCCCCGCTCGGCCGAGTCATCGACCCGGACGCGCTCGACGACCTCCTGGGCCGCGGCGGAGACGTCGAAATCACCTTCGAGTACGCCGACGCCGAGGTGACTGTCCAGGGCGACGGCACCGTCTTCGTCACCGGCGATTGA
- a CDS encoding HD domain-containing protein gives MRAIKDSVHDYIEVDGVAEALLDTRPVQRLRHIKQLSTVRLVYPSANHTRFEHSLGVYHLADRALDHLDVTGARADTVRAAALLHDIGHGPYGHQTEGIIQRRLGRHHDDVDRLLSNGVVGDVLSDHGLDPERVADLVAGEGRLGQLVAGELDVDRMDYLVRDAHHTGVPYGTIDHGRLLRALTFRDDDLVLAEGNVATAESVLVGRALMNSAVYRHHVSRIAGAMLDRAGARLLDATDLDIETFARMTDAELLAALRDCEATRDAARRVRDRDLYKRAVWTERDAVPDDVATADYEAARDFEADIADTAGVPEHAVVVDTPGEPSMPESSVRVAVNGDTRRLDEQSPLVEGMLASQRVQWRFGVYAPEEHVPEVAAAAERELGLADVGDPAE, from the coding sequence ATGCGCGCAATCAAGGACAGCGTCCACGACTACATCGAGGTCGACGGCGTCGCGGAGGCGCTGCTCGACACCCGTCCCGTCCAGCGGCTCCGCCACATCAAGCAGCTCTCCACCGTCCGGCTCGTCTACCCGTCGGCGAACCACACGCGATTCGAGCATTCGCTAGGCGTCTACCACCTCGCCGACCGCGCGCTCGACCACCTCGACGTCACCGGTGCGCGCGCCGACACCGTCCGCGCCGCGGCGCTCCTCCACGACATCGGCCACGGCCCATACGGCCACCAGACCGAGGGCATCATCCAGCGCCGCCTCGGCCGCCACCACGACGACGTCGACCGCCTCCTCTCGAACGGCGTGGTCGGCGACGTCCTCAGCGACCACGGCCTCGACCCCGAACGGGTCGCCGACCTGGTCGCCGGCGAGGGCAGACTCGGCCAGCTCGTCGCAGGAGAACTGGACGTCGACCGGATGGACTACCTCGTGCGGGACGCCCACCACACCGGCGTCCCCTACGGCACCATCGACCACGGCCGCCTGCTGCGCGCGCTCACCTTCCGGGACGACGACCTCGTGCTCGCCGAAGGCAACGTCGCAACCGCCGAGAGCGTGCTCGTCGGCCGGGCGCTCATGAACTCGGCCGTCTACCGCCACCACGTCTCCCGCATCGCGGGCGCGATGCTCGACCGTGCGGGCGCTCGCCTGCTCGACGCCACCGACCTCGACATCGAGACGTTCGCCCGCATGACCGACGCCGAACTGCTCGCTGCGCTCCGGGACTGCGAGGCGACCCGGGACGCCGCCCGGCGCGTCCGCGACCGTGACCTCTACAAGCGCGCCGTCTGGACCGAACGCGACGCCGTCCCAGACGACGTCGCGACCGCGGACTACGAGGCAGCCCGCGACTTCGAGGCCGACATCGCCGACACCGCCGGCGTCCCCGAGCACGCCGTCGTCGTCGACACGCCCGGCGAACCCTCGATGCCCGAGTCCTCGGTGCGCGTCGCGGTCAACGGCGACACCCGGCGGCTGGACGAACAGAGCCCGCTCGTCGAGGGCATGCTCGCCTCCCAGCGCGTTCAGTGGCGCTTCGGCGTCTACGCCCCCGAGGAACACGTCCCGGAGGTCGCGGCCGCGGCCGAACGCGAACTCGGCCTCGCTGACGTCGGCGACCCCGCGGAGTAA